A part of Pseudoliparis swirei isolate HS2019 ecotype Mariana Trench chromosome 8, NWPU_hadal_v1, whole genome shotgun sequence genomic DNA contains:
- the LOC130198416 gene encoding anoctamin-8-like translates to MQRLCNTNRVLLAVRFSSPLPESVCNSTQAGGTDAPDTDASDNSSSSGAEIDGSDGTEERMERTGPLPSEQQHKSVSPSGVLDKLFGKSFLQARQYIMSRNSWMKMVPTENCDILMTFPDTIDDHTLLWLLNQIRVGIPQVNIQVRQHKHTRAHAFFITTTFENLLRGAEQMGVHKPVKPQFGGGMRRFSCEEDNIYENIESELCFFTSQERQGIIKYWLDNLRAKQGEVLHNIHFLEGQPIIPELEARGVIHHMFPLHEQRILNQLMTSWVQAVCERQPLDDICDYFGVKIGMYFAWLGFYTNSMLYPAVIGFLLWILAEADQTSQDICCVVFALFNVVWATLFLERWKRREAELAYRWGTLDTPTESLEEPRPQFRGVKRCSPVTGCEEFYYPPWKRALFRWLVSLPICLLCLCFVFLAMLLCLELQEVVIAIQELPSITRFLPKILLAITVTICDEVYKKIAHWLNDMENYRLQSAYENNLIIKMVFFEFINSYLSLFYIGFYLKDMVRLKEMLATLLIFRQFLQNIKEVLQPYLYEQNKLGVFTPKVLWELLQTIILKYGRLALGKAQASMTAYSFLGSRGIPVSHTANGNPQTKRRGDLKAGFRLSEEEWDMNDGNLKQCNVSFTEKVDYQDVATEVQPMDRSFLEDSPTLIEEGMDPSSIFDSCDDDSDCELLDQESESLCQRRRNIGDGKENKKSWINPPEEPKTVTLTQAEIESCMQTYEDTLQDYQEMFIQFGYVVLFSSAFPLAAMCALINNIIEIRSDALKLCTGLQRPFGQRVENIGQWQTAMEAMGLIAIIVNCYLIGQCGQLQRLFPWLSPEMTIISIVLLEHFAILLKYIIHVAIPDIPGWVAEEMAKLEYRRREAFKKHEQQAQQHFQQQLRRRREEEELQRQAELQAEARQESEHRADAQHQHHHDKAPPGKAGDKPKRPSSLLGNNNVMKLKQIIPLQGKFSSGNSRSPAQSPTGGEAKLPGFLKFLKSPEGKKEPVVSAGVPGSSVTSAVPPGGQERSQSPNRTFSPGKLFSFSKSEGTVVCVNGTQPLAQPAITHTALEELPSNESDKRESRHSTDLENSKS, encoded by the exons ATGCAACGGCTATGCAATACCAACAGAGTCCTCCTTGCAGTGCGGTTTTCCAGCCCCCTTCCGGAGAGTGTGTGCAACAGCACGCAAGCGGGAGGCACCGACGCACCTGACACCGACGCTTCTGACAACAGTAGCAGCAGCGGAGCAGAGATCGACGGCAGCGacgggacagaggagaggatggagaggacggGGCCACTGCCCAGCGAGCAGCAGCACAAGTCCGTCTCGCCATCCGGGGTGCTCG ATAAACTGTTTGGGAAGAGCTTTCTGCAGGCCAGACAATATATTATGTCTCGTAATTCCTGGATGAAGATGGTGCCCACCGAAAACTGTGATATTCTGATGACTTTCCCAG ATACAATAGATGACCACACGCTGCTGTGGCTCCTGAATCAGATTCGTGTTGGAATCCCACAAGTCAACATTCAGGTTCGACAGCACAAACACACCCGGGCACACGCCTTCTTCATCACGACAACGTTTGAGAA TTTACTGCGGGGAGCCGAGCAGATGGGCGTACACAAGCCGGTCAAACCACAGTTTGGTGGCGGGATGCGGCGCTTTTCCTGTGAGGAGGACAACATCTACGAGAACATAGAGAGCGAGCTCTGCTTTTTCACCTCGCAG GAGCGTCAGGGCATCATAAAGTATTGGCTGGATAATCTGCGTGCCAAACAGGGGGAGGTGCTCCACAACATTCACTTCCTGGAGGGACAGCCAATCA TTCCAGAGCTGGAAGCTCGTGGGGTGATCCATCACATGTTTCCTCTCCATGAACAGAGGATCCTCAACCAGCTGATGACCTCTTGGGTCCAGGCTGTGTGTGAAAGGCAGCCACTGG ATGACATCTGTGACTACTTTGGAGTGAAGATCGGCATGTATTTTGCCTGGCTGGGTTTCTACACTAACTCCATGCTTTACCCTGCTGTCATTGGCTTCCTGCTCTGGATCCTCGCAGAGGCTGACCAG ACCAGTCAGGATATCTGCTGTGTGGTTTTTGCCCTCTTCAATGTGGTGTGGGCGACGTTGTTTCTGGAGCGCTGGAAGAGGCGAGAGGCGGAGCTGGCCTACAGGTGGGGCACCTTGGATACCCCCACCGAGTCCTTGGAGGAGCCCAGGCCTcagttcagg GGAGTGAAGCGCTGCAGTCCCGTAACGGGCTGTGAGGAGTTCTACTACCCGCCCTGGAAGAGAGCTCTGTTCAGATGGCTGGTCAGCCTGCCCATCTgcctcctctgtctctgctTTGTCTTCCTCGCTATGCTCCTCTGCCTGGAACTGCAG GAAGTGGTGATTGCGATTCAGGAGCTACCCAGTATCACACGGTTCCTTCCTAAGATACTCCTGGCCATTACCGTGACCATATGTGATGAAGTTTATAAGAAGATTGCCCACTGGCTCAATGACATGG AGAACTACAGACTTCAGAGTGCCTATGAGAATAATCTAATCATCAAGATGGTTTTT TTTGAGTTCATCAATTCTTATCTGAGCCTTTTCTACATCGGATTCTACCTCAAGGACATGGTGCGGCTTAAGGAG ATGCTAGCCACTCTGCTGATCTTCCGCCAGTTCCTACAGAACATCAAAGAGGTCCTCCAGCCGTATCTCTACGAGCAAAACAAGCTGGGCGTCTTTACTCCCAAGGTCCTGTGGGAGCTACTTCAAACCATCATACTCAAGTATGGCCGCCTGGCTCTGGGAAAAGCCCAAGCCTCAATGACAGCCTATTCCTTCCTGGGTTCCAGAGGCATCCCTGTCAGTCACACTGCTAACGGTAACCCACAGaccaagagaagaggagatctgAAAGCCGGATTCAGGCTGTCCGAAGAAGAGTGGGACATGAATGACGGCAATCTAAAGCAGTGTAATGTGAGCTTCACCGAGAAGGTCGACTACCAGGATGTCGCGACAGAAGTGCAGCCAATGGATCGCAGCTTCCTAGAAGACAGTCCCACACTGATAGAGGAAGGGATGGATCCGTCCAGTATTTTTGACAGTTGTGATGACGACAGTGATTGTGAATTGCTGGATCAA GAATCTGAATCTCTCTGTCAAAGAAGAAGGAACATTGGAGACGGGAAAGAGAATAAGAAGTCATGGATTAATCCGCCAGAAGAGCCCAAAACCGTCACCCTGACCCAGGCTGAGATTGAGAGCTGTATGCAGACATATGAG GACACGCTTCAGGACTACCAGGAAATGTTTATACAATTTGGCTACGTGGTGCTCTTCTCCTCTGCGTTTCCGCTGGCGGCCATGTGTGCCCTTATCAACAACATCATCGAGATCCGCAGCGACGCCCTGAAGCTGTGTACCGGCCTGCAGAGACCCTTTGGCCAGCGGGTGGAGAACATCGGGCAATGGCAG ACTGCAATGGAGGCCATGGGCTTAATAGCAATCATAGTcaactgttacctgattggtcAGTGTGGGCAGCTACAGCGCCTGTTCCCCTGGTTGAGTCCGGAGATGACCATCATCTCAATCGTCTTACTGGAG CACTTTGCAATCCTCCTAAAGTACATCATCCATGTTGCCATCCCTGATATCCCTGGCTGGGTAGCAGAAGAGATGGCCAAGCTAGAGTACCGACGAAGGGAAGCTTTCAAG AAGCATGAGCAGCAGGCCCAGCAGCACTTCCAACAGCAGCTCAGACGTaggcgtgaggaggaggagcttcagcgTCAGGCCGAGTTGCAGGCCGAGGCCCGCCAGGAGAGCGAGCACAGGGCAGAcgcccagcaccagcaccaccacgaCAAAGCGCCGCCGGGCAAGGCCGGGGACAAGCCGAAGAGACCCAGCTCTCTGCTGGGAAACAACAACGTCATGAAGCTAAAGCAGATCATCCCTCTACAGGGGAAGTTTTCCTCCGGCAACTCACGCTCACCTGCCCAGTCCCCAACAGGAGGTGAGGCAAAGCTCCCTGGATTTCTGAAGTTCCTGAAGTCCCccgaggggaaaaaagagccAGTGGTGTCAGCTGGAGTCCCCGGCTCATCTGTGACCTCTGCGgttccccctggtggccaggagaggtCACAGTCCCCCAACCGGACATTCAGTCCTGGGAAGCTGTTCAGTTTCAGCAAATCCGAGGgcactgtggtgtgtgtgaatgggacACAACCACTGGCCCAGCCCGCCATCACTCACACAGCCCTGGAGGAATTACCCTCAAATGAGTCAGATAAAAGAGAATCAAGACATTCGACTGATTTAGAAAATTCAAAGAGTTAA
- the plvapa gene encoding plasmalemma vesicle associated protein a isoform X2 yields MYSSGYSQVSKSRPQAQKKMQYQSKGKSCGYYMRIVFFFSSLIQSLIIVSLVLFLVYGQSQDSASTSRIHDLEESFSRLSIENVALRQQRKNLTNLLNTTLTEKARNDWDLAKLRYFSNISSILIQDMDKKLQQSFTKMLLCEAAGGLAARCPTAFLLSDKCNCGTMTERLKAGRALVESNFTQTAQRMRMEMDQTTKDRDSINLEVIRLRRDKSTHEKEVEFFKQKCKDDFSQSLSGISNVSKAFLEKINSLFPSHIAFQLTCPKQRDHLEQIRTNCTSLSMEVEDKLQRYLNVVGEQVSGIQAENSRTKAENWRLSEDDRWCNKNRTGLIQQHREKVNKLQGKHDEDKERLLMDKMKLHGEIEVLNNNVKYKSKAMDHLKEQIKQLNMTCLPKTGLAGLPGLLGRSAGTQSLIGRVLGGSSSSSSISSSGGQLGGAGAVTIAQHLKDLQRIINPSGPEEKQDLSRMLG; encoded by the exons ATGTACAGCAGTGGCTACTCCCAGGTCTCCAAGTCCAGGCCGCAGGCCCAAAAGAAGATGCAGTACCAGTCAAAGGGCAAGAGTTGCGGCTACTACATGCgcattgtcttcttcttctcttcgctCATCCAGTCTCTTATCATCGTTAGCCTTGTGCTCTTCCTGGTCTACGGTCAGTCGCAAGACTCAGCGTCCACGTCACGCATCCACGACCTGGAGGAAAGCTTCAGCCGGCTGTCAATAGAAAACGTGGCCCTGAGGCAGCAGAGGAAGAACCTGACCAACCTACTCAACACCACCCTGACTGAGAAAGCCCGCAATGACTGGGACTTGGCCAAACTCCGCTACTTCTCCAACATCTCATCGATCCTTATCCAAGATATGGACAAGAAGCTG CAACAGTCCTTCACTAAGATGCTCCTTTGCGAGGCCGCAGGAGGTTTGGCAGCCCGTTGCCCAACCGCAT TTCTACTTTCAGACAAATGTAACTGTGGCACGATGACTGAGCGGCTGAAAGCAGGGCGTGCTCTTGTGGAGTCCAACTTCACACAAACAGCCCAGAGGATGAGGATGGAAATGGACCAGACGACCAAAGACAGGGACAGCATCAACTTGGAGGTCATCCGTCTGCGGAGGGACAAATCCACACATGAAAAGGAGGTGGAGTTCTTCAAACAGAAATGCAAAGATGACTTTTCCCAGTCCTTGAGTGGCATCTCCAACGTCTCCAAGGCTTTCCTCGAGAAGATCAATTCCCTCTTCCCTTCACACATCGCCTTCCAGCTCACCTGTCCCAAGCAGAGGGACCACCTGGAGCAGATCCGCACCAATTGCACCAGCTTGTCCATGGAAGTGGAGGACAAATTGCAGCGTTACCTGAACGTTGTGGGAGAACAGGTGTCAGGCATCCAGGCTGAGAACAGCCGCACGAAGGCAGAGAACTGGCGGCTGTCTGAGGACGACCGCTGGTGCAACAAGAACCGCACGGGCCTGATTCAGCAGCACAGAGAGAAAGTCAACAAGCTCCAGGGGAAACACGATGAGGACAAGGAGAGACTCCTGATGGACAAGATGAAGCTACATGGAGAGATAGAAGTCCTTAACAACAATGTCAAGTATAAAAGTAAAGCAATGGATCACCTTAAAGAGCAAATCAAGCAGCTCAACATGACCTGCTTGCCTAAG acaGGGCTCGCTGGATTGCCAGGATTGCTAGGACGCTCGGCAGGTACACAGTCTCTAATTGGGCGGGTCTTGGGTGGATCCAGCTCTTCCTCATCCATCTCTTCTAGTGGGGGTCAGCTTGGTGGTGCAGGGGCAG TCACCATTGCTCAGCACCTCAAAGATCTGCAACGGATCATCAACCCGTCTGGCCCAGA gGAGAAACAAGACCTCTCCAGAATGTTGGGTTAG
- the plvapa gene encoding plasmalemma vesicle associated protein a isoform X1, protein MYSSGYSQVSKSRPQAQKKMQYQSKGKSCGYYMRIVFFFSSLIQSLIIVSLVLFLVYGQSQDSASTSRIHDLEESFSRLSIENVALRQQRKNLTNLLNTTLTEKARNDWDLAKLRYFSNISSILIQDMDKKLQQSFTKMLLCEAAGGLAARCPTASVLLSDKCNCGTMTERLKAGRALVESNFTQTAQRMRMEMDQTTKDRDSINLEVIRLRRDKSTHEKEVEFFKQKCKDDFSQSLSGISNVSKAFLEKINSLFPSHIAFQLTCPKQRDHLEQIRTNCTSLSMEVEDKLQRYLNVVGEQVSGIQAENSRTKAENWRLSEDDRWCNKNRTGLIQQHREKVNKLQGKHDEDKERLLMDKMKLHGEIEVLNNNVKYKSKAMDHLKEQIKQLNMTCLPKTGLAGLPGLLGRSAGTQSLIGRVLGGSSSSSSISSSGGQLGGAGAVTIAQHLKDLQRIINPSGPEEKQDLSRMLG, encoded by the exons ATGTACAGCAGTGGCTACTCCCAGGTCTCCAAGTCCAGGCCGCAGGCCCAAAAGAAGATGCAGTACCAGTCAAAGGGCAAGAGTTGCGGCTACTACATGCgcattgtcttcttcttctcttcgctCATCCAGTCTCTTATCATCGTTAGCCTTGTGCTCTTCCTGGTCTACGGTCAGTCGCAAGACTCAGCGTCCACGTCACGCATCCACGACCTGGAGGAAAGCTTCAGCCGGCTGTCAATAGAAAACGTGGCCCTGAGGCAGCAGAGGAAGAACCTGACCAACCTACTCAACACCACCCTGACTGAGAAAGCCCGCAATGACTGGGACTTGGCCAAACTCCGCTACTTCTCCAACATCTCATCGATCCTTATCCAAGATATGGACAAGAAGCTG CAACAGTCCTTCACTAAGATGCTCCTTTGCGAGGCCGCAGGAGGTTTGGCAGCCCGTTGCCCAACCGCAT CAGTTCTACTTTCAGACAAATGTAACTGTGGCACGATGACTGAGCGGCTGAAAGCAGGGCGTGCTCTTGTGGAGTCCAACTTCACACAAACAGCCCAGAGGATGAGGATGGAAATGGACCAGACGACCAAAGACAGGGACAGCATCAACTTGGAGGTCATCCGTCTGCGGAGGGACAAATCCACACATGAAAAGGAGGTGGAGTTCTTCAAACAGAAATGCAAAGATGACTTTTCCCAGTCCTTGAGTGGCATCTCCAACGTCTCCAAGGCTTTCCTCGAGAAGATCAATTCCCTCTTCCCTTCACACATCGCCTTCCAGCTCACCTGTCCCAAGCAGAGGGACCACCTGGAGCAGATCCGCACCAATTGCACCAGCTTGTCCATGGAAGTGGAGGACAAATTGCAGCGTTACCTGAACGTTGTGGGAGAACAGGTGTCAGGCATCCAGGCTGAGAACAGCCGCACGAAGGCAGAGAACTGGCGGCTGTCTGAGGACGACCGCTGGTGCAACAAGAACCGCACGGGCCTGATTCAGCAGCACAGAGAGAAAGTCAACAAGCTCCAGGGGAAACACGATGAGGACAAGGAGAGACTCCTGATGGACAAGATGAAGCTACATGGAGAGATAGAAGTCCTTAACAACAATGTCAAGTATAAAAGTAAAGCAATGGATCACCTTAAAGAGCAAATCAAGCAGCTCAACATGACCTGCTTGCCTAAG acaGGGCTCGCTGGATTGCCAGGATTGCTAGGACGCTCGGCAGGTACACAGTCTCTAATTGGGCGGGTCTTGGGTGGATCCAGCTCTTCCTCATCCATCTCTTCTAGTGGGGGTCAGCTTGGTGGTGCAGGGGCAG TCACCATTGCTCAGCACCTCAAAGATCTGCAACGGATCATCAACCCGTCTGGCCCAGA gGAGAAACAAGACCTCTCCAGAATGTTGGGTTAG